The following is a genomic window from Neisseria zalophi.
ATGGGATCGTATATTATTCATACATTTGATATTCCGGTGCCAATCCATCTGGATTCCGATCAAATCGTGCCGCCGCTACAACAACTCTTGGAAAAACGCTGTGCACCTTTTGTTCCGGCTATTGAAAAACACTTAGAGGCCGTTCAAACCCAAAAACTGTTTATTACACCGGCCGCCCAACCTCGGATTACCCGTGTTCCCCACGATGATAAAGTGTATAACATTGTGGTACGCTTCGCCTCGCCGCTCCAGCTCAGATTGGACATCCAACAAACCGTATTAGACGAATATATCCGCATACAATATCGTTTATTGAATCCGTCTGCTTAACCATACCATGCAATAAAGCCGCATTAAATGCGGCTTTTGTTATTCATATCTCAATAGAATTGGGTATTAAGCTTGTTTAGCCGCCCACTCTGTCGGTGTGGCAGCAACGGTAATCGATAAAGCATGCAGTTCGTTGCTGGCCAATTTGTCGGCCAAGCCGTCTTTAATCAAACGGTGGCGCGCCAAACGTGCTTTTCCTTCAAAACCGGAAGAAACAATCTGAGCGAAAAAATGGTGGCCGTCTCCCTCTACTTCAACGTATTCGCAAGGGGTAACGGCTTCAATCATATCTTTAACTTGTTCGGGTGTGAGCATGGTGGTTCCTTTTTAATCATCATTTTTCAGACGGCCTCTTATCTGATAAAGGCCGTCTGAAACTACGCTGTATTATATAGGATTCCGTCTGTCAGTGGCAGCTGAACAGTTAGGCATTATTCGGTATAATCCGCCGTAATTATTTTCAGACGGCCTCTTTATTACTTAAGGCCGTCTGAATCCCACTTACAACGAGAATGCTTATGATTCGTTTCGAACAAGTTTCTAAAATTTATCCCGGTGGTTTTCAAGCCCTGAAAAATATCAGCTTTAATATCCGCAAGGGTGAAATGATTTTTGTGGCCGGCCATTCCGGTGCGGGAAAATCAACCGTGCTCAAGCTGATTTCCGGTATCACCAAACCGACAAAGGGCAAGGTTTGGATCAATAATCAGGATATCGGCAACCTAAG
Proteins encoded in this region:
- a CDS encoding BolA family protein, with the translated sequence MLTPEQVKDMIEAVTPCEYVEVEGDGHHFFAQIVSSGFEGKARLARHRLIKDGLADKLASNELHALSITVAATPTEWAAKQA